In one Chitinophaga sancti genomic region, the following are encoded:
- a CDS encoding Crp/Fnr family transcriptional regulator: protein MERLLQHVQRYVELDSEEQELLLSCMRYVEVRKKTHLLKQGKICTARYFVLKGLLRQYIIGENGAEQITHFALENWWVADYDSLDRQQPSEFCIQAVEPSELLVLDKEMEEELFKKLPKMERYFRLVLQRSYAASMMRIKYIFTTGGEERYNHFNSLFPEFIQRIPQYMLASYLGFSAEFLSKIRAKRS, encoded by the coding sequence ATGGAAAGACTGCTACAACATGTACAACGTTATGTAGAATTAGACAGCGAAGAACAGGAGTTGTTATTGTCCTGCATGCGCTATGTAGAGGTGAGGAAGAAAACACATTTGCTGAAACAGGGTAAGATTTGCACGGCAAGATATTTTGTATTGAAGGGATTGTTGCGCCAGTATATCATTGGTGAAAACGGGGCGGAGCAAATCACGCATTTTGCCCTGGAGAACTGGTGGGTGGCGGATTATGATAGCCTGGACAGGCAACAGCCTTCGGAGTTTTGCATACAGGCAGTAGAGCCGTCTGAATTGCTGGTATTGGATAAGGAGATGGAAGAAGAATTATTTAAGAAATTGCCTAAGATGGAGCGGTATTTCAGGCTGGTATTACAGCGGTCATATGCTGCTTCGATGATGCGGATCAAGTATATTTTTACGACGGGCGGGGAGGAGAGATATAATCATTTTAATAGTTTGTTTCCTGAATTTATACAACGTATACCCCAATATATGTTAGCTTCCTACCTGGGTTTCAGTGCCGAGTTTCTAAGTAAAATAAGGGCTAAGCGATCTTGA
- a CDS encoding OmpA family protein, which produces MLRCYAILLCTLLVVPAALFGQESKSVRELADEAYERQEFATAGSLYSKMANKQRNKNNIELLQKISMCYREVGYYEEAANWFKKLDALPNCPNVAHLLYGETLKNLQKYEQAKVQLAKFITTKPDSLRLKNVMMAGCDSAIMWKADRVDMAMEDIKELSSSGSDYVSGVTRQGLLLVSNGYRKMAISNAPEKAPQIDTRTGQPYFKAYLFKQYAQGVANTYVEEILPELLGKIPYHVGPVCFNPREDTVYVTLNSWQQDIANKTKRGPVNGERVMIVFWSYKTGDSWAPLEPLKEINAPGFSSGHVALSRDGQLMYFTSDRKGSVGGYDIWYSEKQKNGKWGKPKNCGPILNTPFDEAFPTYNEAGMLYFSSKGHPGMGGFDIFRATGVGSNWTKLQNLRWPFNSGGDDLGFIMKANMYEGYFASNRPGGGGSDDIYRFMDTHFAERFNNEGGMAPYQAPAPGSEPAPTPVMLAAADPVVKPEDVKTETKKDNKKESKKDAPKEEKEKPSKHSRGEKEKGKSVPVPVPVPVPVPVPVPSTPTPAPTVSTPPPKEEPVVTSPMQQVTVPYTQPTVTPSTQTPDPAPAPAEPVKEEPKKTDTKRPATKQSTPKRPVRPEPRATLPEPKPEPVTPVAEPVPAPTTTPAADEEQPFTEMDNAIIDKLEKLMFFYDYNSAILTTKSRDMLDRVAVVLNQFPAWKLKITSYTDSRGSDAYNKDLSAMRCYAVIDYLIKKGVASSRLYYENIGKDPNDPCKGSNCTEEQYKFSRRTMLKIIRKN; this is translated from the coding sequence ATGTTACGTTGTTACGCAATTTTATTATGCACACTCCTGGTCGTTCCAGCCGCACTCTTTGGGCAGGAATCAAAGAGTGTGCGTGAGTTGGCTGACGAGGCTTACGAGCGGCAGGAATTTGCCACTGCAGGCTCCTTATATTCGAAAATGGCTAATAAGCAACGTAATAAGAATAACATCGAGTTGCTGCAAAAAATTTCAATGTGTTACCGTGAGGTAGGCTACTATGAAGAAGCTGCCAACTGGTTCAAAAAACTCGATGCTTTACCTAATTGTCCTAACGTTGCACATCTGTTGTATGGAGAAACACTAAAAAACCTGCAGAAATATGAGCAGGCAAAAGTACAGCTAGCAAAATTTATTACCACAAAGCCAGATAGCCTACGATTGAAGAATGTAATGATGGCAGGCTGTGATAGCGCCATTATGTGGAAAGCGGATCGTGTTGATATGGCGATGGAAGACATTAAAGAATTGAGCTCCTCCGGCTCCGACTACGTAAGCGGGGTAACCAGGCAGGGGCTTTTGCTTGTATCAAATGGTTACCGGAAAATGGCGATCTCCAATGCTCCGGAAAAAGCGCCACAGATTGATACACGCACAGGGCAGCCTTATTTTAAAGCATACCTTTTTAAACAGTATGCACAGGGTGTTGCCAACACATATGTAGAAGAGATCTTACCGGAACTGCTGGGCAAAATACCTTATCACGTAGGCCCTGTATGTTTTAATCCAAGAGAAGATACAGTGTATGTAACACTGAACTCCTGGCAGCAGGATATCGCTAACAAAACAAAGCGTGGTCCTGTAAACGGTGAGCGTGTGATGATCGTATTCTGGTCTTATAAAACAGGTGATAGCTGGGCTCCGCTGGAACCACTGAAAGAAATTAACGCGCCAGGGTTTTCCTCCGGTCACGTTGCACTGAGCCGCGATGGCCAGCTGATGTATTTCACTTCTGACAGGAAAGGTAGTGTGGGTGGTTACGATATCTGGTATAGTGAGAAACAAAAGAATGGTAAATGGGGCAAGCCTAAGAACTGTGGTCCTATTCTCAATACACCGTTTGACGAAGCATTCCCTACTTACAATGAAGCGGGCATGCTCTACTTCTCCAGTAAAGGACATCCGGGTATGGGAGGTTTTGACATTTTCCGTGCAACAGGTGTGGGAAGTAACTGGACCAAGCTGCAGAACCTGCGCTGGCCGTTTAACTCCGGTGGTGATGACCTGGGTTTCATCATGAAAGCGAATATGTATGAAGGCTACTTCGCCTCTAACCGTCCTGGTGGCGGCGGTAGCGATGATATTTACCGCTTCATGGATACTCACTTTGCTGAGCGCTTCAATAACGAAGGAGGTATGGCTCCATACCAGGCACCTGCCCCAGGTTCAGAGCCAGCACCAACACCTGTAATGCTTGCCGCTGCAGATCCTGTAGTGAAGCCTGAGGATGTAAAGACTGAAACGAAGAAAGATAACAAGAAAGAATCTAAGAAGGATGCTCCTAAAGAAGAAAAGGAGAAACCTTCCAAACATAGCAGGGGAGAAAAAGAGAAAGGAAAATCAGTGCCTGTACCTGTGCCAGTACCGGTACCAGTACCAGTACCAGTACCTTCCACGCCAACTCCTGCGCCAACAGTATCAACGCCTCCTCCTAAGGAAGAACCAGTGGTAACCAGTCCGATGCAACAGGTAACTGTTCCATATACTCAACCAACGGTTACTCCTTCTACACAAACACCGGACCCTGCACCAGCACCAGCAGAACCAGTGAAGGAAGAGCCGAAGAAAACTGACACTAAAAGGCCGGCTACCAAACAGTCAACGCCTAAGCGTCCTGTAAGGCCTGAACCAAGGGCAACACTGCCTGAACCCAAGCCAGAGCCGGTTACACCAGTTGCAGAACCAGTACCAGCTCCGACAACAACGCCAGCGGCGGATGAGGAACAACCATTCACTGAAATGGATAACGCGATTATCGATAAGCTGGAAAAACTGATGTTCTTCTACGACTATAACAGTGCGATTTTGACTACCAAGTCAAGAGATATGCTGGATAGGGTAGCAGTGGTGCTGAACCAGTTCCCTGCCTGGAAGCTGAAGATCACTTCTTATACTGATAGCCGTGGTTCTGATGCTTATAATAAGGACCTGTCTGCCATGAGATGTTATGCGGTGATTGATTACCTGATTAAGAAAGGTGTAGCCAGTAGCAGGCTGTATTATGAAAACATTGGTAAGGATCCGAACGATCCTTGTAAGGGCTCAAACTGTACCGAAGAGCAGTATAAGTTTAGCAGACGTACCATGTTGAAGATCATTCGTAAGAATTAA
- a CDS encoding PorP/SprF family type IX secretion system membrane protein, translating to MYTRKNWFTVVLLLCLGAGAKAQQSVQFSQYIFNGLSVNPAYAGYKDVMYLNATYRDQWSGYPGAPKTGMVSLDGPLKRPNRDANVGLGVQVMMDKLGPQNAISLYGSYSYRIRLDDEDTKRICFGIGVGATQYSLDGNQLQYLDQGDRIVPDGVAKETAPDARVGIYYYSPTFYFGVSALDLFSKFTSSGYKWRGYTYESIRRRQSIYLTAGYMYSLSEQVSLKPSVMFKSDFAGPAGLDLNLMMYIDNLLWIGGSYRTNVGVLTNKAITAATPVESNNAASAILEYYITSKYRIGYSYDMTLNKLAGMQSGSHEISIGILFNSKQYSTSNPRYF from the coding sequence ATGTACACAAGAAAAAATTGGTTTACTGTAGTATTATTACTTTGTCTGGGAGCAGGCGCCAAGGCACAACAAAGTGTTCAGTTCAGCCAGTATATCTTTAATGGCCTGTCAGTAAACCCTGCCTACGCCGGTTATAAAGATGTAATGTATCTGAATGCAACCTACCGCGATCAGTGGAGTGGTTATCCGGGTGCACCTAAAACGGGAATGGTATCCCTGGATGGACCGCTGAAGCGTCCGAACAGAGATGCAAACGTTGGTTTAGGTGTGCAGGTTATGATGGATAAACTGGGTCCTCAGAATGCTATTTCCCTGTATGGATCTTATTCTTACCGTATTCGCCTGGACGATGAAGATACCAAGCGTATCTGCTTCGGTATCGGTGTGGGAGCTACCCAGTATAGCCTGGATGGTAACCAGCTCCAATACCTAGACCAGGGTGACCGTATAGTTCCTGATGGGGTTGCAAAAGAGACTGCTCCTGACGCACGTGTAGGTATTTACTATTATTCTCCTACCTTCTATTTTGGTGTATCTGCACTGGATCTGTTCTCCAAATTTACCAGTAGTGGTTATAAATGGAGAGGGTATACTTATGAGAGCATTCGTAGAAGACAGTCTATTTACCTGACTGCCGGATATATGTATAGCCTGTCTGAACAGGTATCATTGAAACCTTCTGTGATGTTTAAGAGTGACTTCGCAGGTCCTGCGGGTTTAGACCTGAACCTGATGATGTACATCGATAATCTGCTGTGGATCGGCGGATCTTACAGAACGAACGTAGGCGTATTAACAAACAAGGCGATTACTGCCGCTACACCGGTAGAATCAAACAACGCTGCAAGTGCTATATTAGAGTACTACATTACGAGCAAATACCGCATCGGCTATTCCTATGATATGACTTTAAATAAACTGGCTGGTATGCAAAGCGGCAGCCATGAGATTTCAATCGGCATCCTATTTAATTCTAAGCAATACAGTACTTCCAATCCCCGGTATTTTTAA
- a CDS encoding glycosyl hydrolase family 18 protein encodes MKVNFTFRNAWLCTYARHAILFLLLITGLGKARAQVSPSVTATTKNHKKQVIGYITQWDAWKEVSGIVPKGGYNQLNVDYSQYTILNFSFFGVAKDGSLHSGDFRNKNIYQVGAVQEPGALLNEDIYSSWDLYLLKGELDAPLYYISDGSYAYTLGYRNSGSGWTNVNTGASGAFPLSVPKQGGAPGLIDLCHQKGIKVMASIGGWSMCKHYPSTAASATMRAKFVANCVDLINMGFDGIDFDWEYPNGAGMNIENYSTADYANFATFVEAVRTAIGSSKLITAAFSAVPSKLSGFDWTRLNKSMDYFNLMTYDYNGGWSNIAGHNAPLYDYPGAEYSGFSIDATVKGVKALGVNMAKVNIGAPFYGRGVVCTGTAALNGATTKRAETVQPDGPISTCADFTNWALNLWDGTPNYSYILQQTGSGSGWTDHWDDNAKVPYMTKGNYFLSYDNEKSIGLKAQYINDNGLAGVIVWQVFGDMLNMTSSTTAKGKLIYCPNTTSPLVNKLNAVFANGTGSTNQSPTVSITSPAGGASYTAGGAITITASAADADGAVSKVVFYNGATVLGTVTAAPYTYTWSNVSAGSYSITAVATDNAGATTTSTAVAVTVKSSSNNNSSGKVLVGYWQDWNLASAPYIRLKDVDSRYNVIEVAFATTGSDYATVSFTPDASLTSESEIKSDIATLQAQGRKVLLSVGGENGTLLLSSATAKASFISSMKAVLDNYNFDGFDLDIEGGTSLQLDNGDNNFTAPTTAKVVNLIAACKEIISYRTAQGKNCLLTMAPETYYVQTAYGATYSPLVGAYLPIIYGLKDQLSWIQPQLYNTGSVTALDNKVYSSATADFIVSMTEMLMTGFPVAGTSQTFPALRPDQVAFGLPAAPGAAGSGYTAPSAVLKALNYLVKGQSYGGTYTLRNSAGYSGLRGIMTWSINWDAVNSKEFASNYYPFFFGSTGGNQSPTVSITSPAANASFTAPASVTITAAATDADGSIAKVEFYNGSTLLGTSTTSPYTYTWSSVAAGSYSLIAKATDNAGATTTSAAVTIVVTSSTGGNTCDGIAAWTATGIYTGGTKVVYNSKIYTAKWWTQNEQPDTHTGDGQVWTYTGDCSGGNTGGGSAPTVSITSPSAGASYTAPAAVSITAAASDADGTIASVAFYNGSTLLGTVTASPYTYSWTSVAAGTYSLTAKATDNSGNSTTSAAVSITVSGSSNTGNCAGVATYQPYPAVYNAGDKVVYNGYLYVSLANGLYNVTPGTADYWWQPLGACTASAARTTNTTVVAAETTAKDQILVFPNPVTGNNLQVSVTAAAGEKIWVELWSINGSTPAIRKEYVAGAKGAQVITLDVSRLPQGTWILKTSNAKTGRNGAAKVIKM; translated from the coding sequence ATGAAAGTAAACTTTACCTTTCGCAATGCATGGCTATGCACCTATGCAAGACATGCAATTCTTTTCCTCCTGCTAATAACCGGCCTCGGTAAGGCCAGGGCACAAGTAAGCCCTTCTGTAACTGCTACTACCAAGAACCACAAAAAACAGGTGATAGGTTATATCACCCAGTGGGATGCATGGAAAGAAGTATCGGGTATTGTTCCCAAAGGTGGTTACAACCAATTGAATGTGGATTATTCCCAGTACACCATTCTCAACTTCTCCTTCTTTGGGGTTGCTAAAGATGGGTCTCTCCACAGCGGAGATTTCCGCAACAAGAACATTTACCAGGTAGGTGCCGTTCAGGAACCCGGCGCCCTGCTAAATGAAGACATTTACAGCAGCTGGGATCTGTACCTCCTGAAAGGAGAACTGGATGCTCCGCTTTATTATATCTCAGATGGCAGCTATGCCTATACACTGGGATATCGTAATTCCGGCTCCGGGTGGACTAACGTGAACACCGGCGCTTCCGGCGCTTTCCCGTTAAGCGTTCCTAAACAGGGTGGTGCACCGGGTCTCATCGACCTTTGTCACCAGAAAGGCATTAAAGTAATGGCCTCTATCGGTGGCTGGAGTATGTGTAAACATTACCCTTCTACTGCCGCCAGTGCAACCATGCGTGCTAAATTTGTAGCCAACTGTGTTGACCTGATCAACATGGGGTTTGATGGTATCGACTTCGACTGGGAATATCCTAACGGAGCTGGTATGAACATCGAAAACTACAGCACTGCTGACTATGCTAACTTCGCTACGTTTGTAGAAGCAGTAAGAACGGCTATCGGCAGCAGCAAACTGATTACTGCAGCCTTCTCTGCTGTTCCTTCCAAATTGTCAGGTTTTGACTGGACCCGCCTGAACAAATCCATGGACTACTTCAACCTGATGACCTACGACTATAATGGTGGCTGGTCAAACATCGCAGGACACAATGCTCCTTTGTATGATTATCCAGGTGCTGAATATTCAGGATTCTCTATCGATGCGACTGTTAAAGGTGTGAAAGCGCTGGGTGTAAACATGGCTAAGGTGAACATTGGTGCACCTTTCTATGGCCGTGGTGTAGTATGTACCGGTACAGCTGCGCTGAATGGTGCTACTACCAAGCGTGCTGAAACGGTACAGCCGGATGGCCCTATTTCCACCTGTGCGGACTTTACCAACTGGGCACTGAACCTGTGGGATGGTACACCAAACTATAGCTACATCCTGCAGCAAACCGGCTCCGGCTCTGGTTGGACTGACCACTGGGATGATAACGCGAAGGTGCCTTACATGACGAAAGGCAACTACTTCCTGAGCTATGATAATGAAAAGTCTATTGGACTCAAGGCTCAATACATCAATGACAACGGTCTGGCTGGTGTGATTGTATGGCAGGTATTCGGAGACATGCTGAATATGACCAGCAGCACTACTGCAAAAGGTAAACTGATCTATTGCCCTAATACTACTTCTCCGCTTGTAAATAAGCTGAATGCTGTTTTTGCAAACGGTACAGGTAGTACTAACCAGTCACCCACCGTAAGCATCACTTCTCCTGCTGGCGGGGCTTCTTACACTGCTGGTGGTGCTATCACCATCACAGCTTCTGCTGCTGATGCCGATGGTGCTGTGAGCAAAGTAGTATTCTATAATGGTGCTACTGTATTAGGTACTGTTACTGCTGCTCCGTATACTTATACCTGGAGCAATGTAAGTGCAGGTAGCTATTCCATCACTGCCGTTGCTACCGACAATGCTGGCGCTACTACCACTTCTACCGCAGTAGCTGTGACCGTTAAATCATCTTCCAACAATAATTCTTCCGGTAAGGTATTGGTGGGTTACTGGCAAGACTGGAACCTGGCATCTGCTCCTTACATCCGTTTGAAAGATGTAGATTCAAGATACAATGTAATTGAAGTTGCATTTGCTACTACAGGTAGTGACTACGCTACAGTAAGTTTCACACCTGATGCAAGTCTTACTTCTGAAAGTGAAATCAAATCTGACATTGCTACTTTACAGGCACAGGGTAGAAAGGTTTTACTGTCTGTCGGCGGTGAAAACGGTACCCTGTTGCTGTCTTCTGCTACAGCTAAAGCCAGCTTCATCTCCAGCATGAAAGCTGTGTTAGACAATTATAACTTCGATGGTTTCGACCTGGATATCGAAGGTGGTACTTCCCTCCAGCTGGATAATGGAGATAACAACTTTACAGCGCCTACTACCGCGAAAGTGGTAAACCTGATTGCTGCATGTAAAGAAATTATTTCTTACCGTACAGCACAGGGTAAAAACTGTTTGCTGACGATGGCACCTGAAACATATTATGTTCAGACTGCTTATGGTGCTACTTATTCTCCACTGGTAGGTGCTTACCTGCCTATCATTTATGGTTTGAAGGATCAGCTGTCCTGGATTCAGCCACAGCTGTACAATACTGGTTCAGTAACTGCCCTGGATAATAAAGTTTACAGCTCTGCTACAGCTGACTTTATCGTATCTATGACAGAAATGCTGATGACAGGTTTCCCTGTTGCCGGCACCAGCCAGACCTTCCCTGCATTGCGTCCTGACCAGGTAGCCTTTGGTCTGCCAGCGGCTCCGGGTGCAGCAGGTAGCGGATACACTGCTCCTTCAGCTGTATTGAAAGCATTGAATTATTTAGTAAAAGGTCAGTCCTATGGTGGTACATATACCTTACGTAACAGTGCTGGTTATTCCGGTCTGCGTGGTATCATGACCTGGTCTATCAACTGGGATGCGGTGAATAGCAAAGAATTCGCCAGCAACTATTATCCATTCTTCTTTGGTTCTACCGGCGGTAATCAGTCACCAACTGTGAGCATCACTTCTCCGGCTGCGAATGCTTCATTTACAGCACCGGCTTCTGTGACTATCACAGCTGCTGCTACCGATGCCGATGGTTCTATTGCCAAAGTTGAATTCTACAACGGTTCAACACTGTTGGGTACATCTACTACCAGTCCCTATACCTATACATGGAGTAGTGTAGCAGCAGGCAGCTATTCCCTGATTGCAAAGGCGACAGACAACGCCGGCGCAACAACGACTTCTGCTGCTGTTACAATTGTAGTAACCAGTAGCACAGGTGGTAATACTTGCGACGGTATTGCTGCCTGGACTGCTACTGGTATCTATACCGGTGGCACCAAGGTGGTGTATAACAGCAAGATCTACACTGCGAAATGGTGGACACAGAACGAACAGCCTGATACCCACACCGGCGATGGCCAGGTTTGGACATATACAGGTGATTGCTCTGGTGGTAATACAGGTGGCGGTTCTGCTCCAACTGTAAGCATCACTTCTCCATCTGCAGGTGCTTCTTACACTGCCCCTGCTGCTGTTTCTATCACTGCTGCTGCATCTGATGCTGATGGCACTATCGCGAGCGTTGCATTCTATAATGGTTCTACCCTGCTGGGTACTGTGACTGCTTCACCTTACACTTACAGCTGGACCAGCGTAGCTGCAGGTACTTATTCTCTGACTGCAAAAGCAACTGACAACAGTGGTAATTCCACTACCAGCGCTGCAGTAAGCATTACTGTAAGTGGTTCATCTAACACTGGCAACTGTGCAGGTGTGGCTACTTACCAGCCTTATCCTGCCGTGTACAATGCAGGTGATAAAGTAGTATATAACGGTTACCTGTATGTGAGCCTTGCAAATGGCCTGTACAACGTAACGCCGGGTACTGCTGACTACTGGTGGCAACCACTGGGTGCTTGTACAGCTTCTGCTGCAAGAACTACCAATACTACTGTAGTTGCTGCAGAAACAACTGCCAAAGATCAGATCCTCGTGTTCCCTAACCCGGTAACAGGTAATAACCTGCAGGTAAGCGTCACTGCTGCTGCCGGTGAAAAGATCTGGGTTGAACTGTGGAGCATCAATGGCAGCACTCCTGCAATCAGAAAGGAATATGTAGCTGGTGCTAAAGGTGCACAGGTGATTACACTGGATGTAAGCCGTTTACCTCAGGGTACATGGATACTGAAAACATCCAATGCGAAAACCGGCCGCAATGGTGCTGCGAAAGTGATTAAAATGTAA
- a CDS encoding T9SS type B sorting domain-containing protein: MRKHYNSARFTLPVHRQQRVGLIHTGVKNITDYCLALFLLFAGLAWIPASAATTVAKNSGRPTAGTVSTYITATPASTPTGAGGTYASGNNITYTVYVTNNGAAPLTNVTVVDSVPANTSYYGGLNGVTPDANGKITFTIPSIAANGTGVVYFTVTVGSNLTGVAYINNTAYVDANDGNGLLPTPGTKNGTYTGWPAVASAVDNGANSVAWLSVTSSSSAASVTANDVLTYTVHIRNTGTVNLSNLVIYAYVPAYTTFVDADGGVTEGAGGLVTWTIPSLLVNSADVIKSFRVKVSSDLTGASAITNTAAVDNGNGKGKINTYPAAAGDAGNPNTTSNLGNSTSLSISTSSKFETWMVVLNENLNSYVSAGDVLTYYIYTRNTGTVTIPKLQINVLVPEGTTYTQGYDGATHPQNTDVQTVYWTVTNLIAANISYVRYTVTAQNDLSKIKAITSTATVNNGDTIKKTMNCDPAESGCEGKTVTSITVQGTTPGLFVSNVVTANSDGKNDYFYIRNLDDYPGSRLYIFNRWGAQVYYSNNYQNDWKGTGLAEGTYYYKIELHTPATATGGVDTYTTYKGWVMIIR; this comes from the coding sequence ATGCGCAAACATTACAATTCCGCTCGTTTTACCCTGCCGGTTCACAGGCAGCAGCGAGTAGGTCTGATTCACACTGGCGTTAAAAATATCACAGATTATTGTCTGGCTCTGTTCCTGCTTTTTGCGGGTCTGGCCTGGATACCTGCCAGTGCAGCTACTACTGTAGCGAAAAATAGCGGCCGCCCTACAGCTGGTACCGTTTCCACCTACATTACGGCAACCCCAGCCAGTACTCCAACGGGAGCAGGTGGAACTTATGCAAGCGGTAACAACATTACTTATACCGTTTATGTAACTAACAACGGTGCTGCTCCCCTCACCAATGTGACTGTAGTAGACTCTGTGCCAGCAAACACTTCATATTATGGAGGTCTGAACGGTGTAACACCGGATGCTAATGGCAAGATTACCTTTACCATTCCAAGCATAGCTGCGAACGGTACGGGTGTTGTTTACTTTACCGTAACGGTTGGCTCCAATCTTACCGGTGTTGCATACATTAATAATACGGCTTATGTAGATGCAAATGATGGGAATGGGTTATTACCAACCCCGGGTACTAAGAATGGTACTTATACCGGTTGGCCTGCAGTTGCCTCAGCAGTAGATAATGGTGCTAACTCCGTAGCATGGTTAAGTGTTACGTCTTCCAGTTCTGCTGCCTCAGTTACTGCCAATGATGTACTCACTTATACTGTACACATCCGTAACACCGGTACTGTCAACCTGAGCAACCTGGTGATTTACGCTTATGTACCAGCTTATACCACTTTTGTAGACGCCGATGGAGGTGTGACTGAAGGTGCGGGTGGTTTGGTTACATGGACAATACCAAGTCTGCTGGTAAATAGTGCAGATGTGATAAAGTCATTCCGGGTAAAAGTATCTTCTGACCTCACGGGTGCTTCTGCCATTACGAATACAGCAGCTGTAGACAATGGAAATGGTAAGGGCAAAATAAATACTTATCCTGCTGCAGCAGGTGATGCCGGCAATCCGAATACTACTTCTAACCTTGGTAATTCTACTTCATTATCAATTTCTACCTCATCCAAGTTTGAAACATGGATGGTGGTTTTGAACGAAAACCTGAATAGTTACGTATCCGCCGGCGATGTACTGACATATTATATATATACACGCAATACGGGAACTGTTACTATTCCAAAATTACAGATCAACGTATTGGTGCCAGAGGGAACAACCTATACACAGGGTTATGATGGTGCTACGCACCCGCAGAACACTGATGTTCAAACCGTGTACTGGACCGTCACTAACCTGATAGCCGCTAATATTAGTTATGTGCGCTATACTGTTACTGCCCAAAATGATCTTTCAAAAATTAAAGCCATCACAAGTACTGCAACAGTTAACAACGGTGATACCATTAAAAAAACAATGAACTGTGACCCTGCTGAAAGTGGTTGTGAAGGGAAGACAGTTACAAGTATCACTGTACAGGGTACCACGCCGGGTTTGTTTGTAAGTAATGTGGTGACAGCAAATAGCGATGGTAAGAACGATTACTTCTATATCAGAAACCTTGACGATTATCCTGGCTCCAGGCTGTATATCTTCAACCGCTGGGGTGCGCAGGTTTATTACTCCAATAACTATCAGAACGACTGGAAAGGAACAGGGCTAGCAGAAGGAACCTATTATTATAAAATTGAATTACACACCCCCGCTACTGCAACTGGTGGAGTTGATACTTATACCACCTACAAGGGTTGGGTCATGATTATTAGATAA
- a CDS encoding carboxymuconolactone decarboxylase family protein codes for MQNRINLGKVEPEAYKVMMAFENYLLGTKLTLIQRELIKIRASQINGCAYCLDMHAKDARNLGETEQRIYTLSAWRETPFFTAEERAILALVEEVTEISKGHVKDETYAAAAKVLDEQTIAQVIMATIVINSWNRIGISTNMQPE; via the coding sequence ATGCAAAACAGAATTAACCTTGGTAAAGTAGAACCTGAAGCGTATAAAGTCATGATGGCTTTTGAGAATTATTTACTTGGTACGAAACTGACTCTTATTCAGCGTGAATTAATTAAGATCAGGGCTTCACAGATAAATGGGTGTGCATATTGCCTGGATATGCATGCGAAGGATGCGCGTAATCTGGGTGAAACGGAGCAGCGAATCTATACTTTGTCTGCCTGGAGAGAAACGCCGTTTTTTACTGCGGAAGAGAGGGCTATACTGGCGCTGGTGGAGGAAGTGACAGAGATCAGCAAGGGGCATGTGAAGGATGAGACGTATGCGGCGGCAGCGAAGGTGTTGGATGAACAGACGATTGCACAGGTGATTATGGCAACGATTGTGATAAATAGCTGGAACAGGATTGGGATTTCAACGAATATGCAGCCAGAATAA
- a CDS encoding response regulator transcription factor, with protein sequence MNTAVYKILLVDEDQVFVRQTRQLLVSQSYDTYTAASEEEGIIICQQHQPDLIICGAHLRGTGGHHFIMALRNDPAYDHIPLIFISLRDNRQEMRMAMNLGADDYLARPFRKRDLLLSIRSRLGRFAKFNHVRPPEETSTVSLANPNTAQQTLYHRLGKAENRIIKMIAEGKSTRQMAEELGVSIRTIENHRYRIAGKLGVAGRNALTEFVIRNIIQQQKS encoded by the coding sequence ATGAACACTGCAGTCTATAAAATATTACTTGTAGATGAAGACCAGGTATTTGTAAGACAAACGCGTCAGTTGCTTGTATCACAATCATATGACACATATACAGCCGCGTCTGAGGAAGAAGGGATCATCATCTGTCAACAACATCAACCAGACCTTATCATTTGTGGTGCCCACTTACGCGGTACCGGAGGCCACCATTTTATCATGGCCCTCAGAAATGATCCGGCCTATGATCACATCCCGCTCATATTCATCAGCTTGCGGGACAACCGGCAGGAGATGCGTATGGCCATGAACCTGGGCGCCGACGACTACCTGGCCAGACCCTTCCGAAAACGGGATCTACTCCTCAGTATCCGTTCCCGCCTGGGCCGCTTCGCTAAATTTAACCATGTCAGACCACCTGAAGAAACTAGTACCGTCTCACTGGCTAATCCCAACACTGCACAACAAACCTTGTATCACAGATTGGGTAAAGCTGAGAACAGAATCATCAAAATGATCGCTGAAGGTAAAAGTACCAGGCAAATGGCAGAAGAACTGGGCGTGTCTATCCGCACAATCGAGAATCATCGCTACAGAATTGCCGGTAAACTAGGTGTTGCCGGCCGTAACGCACTCACCGAATTCGTGATCAGGAACATTATCCAGCAACAAAAATCTTAA